From Selenomonas sp. AB3002, one genomic window encodes:
- a CDS encoding AAA family ATPase — MEIPLYIAKARIRWDEIEKDSYLRDIPAIAQISELDFHMPITLLAGENGTGKSTLLEALAVASGFNPEGGTRNYAFSTYDSHSELFGCISLVRGIRKPKWGYFLRAESFYNVATQENEYSRGPGGRPEHFHEKSHGESFYRIAEGQFKGNGLYFLDEPEAALSPQRQLALLRMICMYAKRGAQFFIVTHSPILLGMPYAEILGFSKNGIGSLSYEETESYQVTSLFLNQRDRILAQLLEDE, encoded by the coding sequence ATGGAGATACCTCTGTATATAGCAAAAGCCAGAATAAGATGGGACGAGATAGAGAAAGACAGCTACCTCAGGGATATTCCGGCTATCGCTCAGATTTCAGAGCTGGATTTCCACATGCCTATAACGCTCCTAGCTGGGGAAAATGGTACAGGAAAATCCACCCTGCTTGAAGCTTTGGCGGTGGCCTCAGGATTCAATCCTGAGGGGGGGACAAGGAATTATGCTTTCTCAACCTATGATTCTCACTCGGAGCTATTTGGCTGCATAAGTTTGGTACGGGGAATCAGGAAGCCTAAGTGGGGGTATTTTCTACGGGCGGAGAGTTTTTACAATGTGGCTACACAGGAAAATGAATACAGCAGGGGGCCGGGAGGAAGGCCGGAGCATTTTCACGAGAAATCACATGGAGAAAGTTTCTATAGGATTGCAGAGGGCCAATTCAAGGGGAATGGGTTATATTTCCTGGATGAGCCTGAGGCAGCGTTGTCACCTCAGAGACAGCTTGCCCTGCTTCGTATGATCTGCATGTATGCCAAGAGGGGAGCGCAGTTCTTCATTGTGACACACTCGCCGATTCTGTTGGGGATGCCATATGCAGAGATTTTGGGATTTAGCAAAAATGGTATTGGTTCATTGTCTTATGAGGAGACAGAGAGTTATCAGGTAACATCGTTGTTTCTTAATCAGAGGGATAGGATACTGGCGCAGTTGCTAGAAGATGAATAG
- a CDS encoding peptidoglycan recognition family protein: MNRREFVRKSVLCLLGMMAWDANWPEAEACREPMIYKGFLRFTEYEYRKATEYIVIHHVGIPDVDKDSAATAIHKYHQEHNGWSGIGYHYLIRKDGTIEQGRLPEMVGRHAYEHNQTSVGVCLAGNFDVGQPTEKQMASVKELCRWLCRKYGLDPRKKGVIVGHRDLNDTACPGKNLYRKLGDIRRFAYDGA, translated from the coding sequence TTGAACCGGCGGGAATTTGTGCGAAAGAGTGTTTTGTGCCTCCTGGGGATGATGGCATGGGATGCGAATTGGCCGGAGGCTGAGGCTTGCAGGGAACCTATGATATACAAGGGGTTCCTGCGGTTCACAGAGTACGAGTACAGAAAGGCGACGGAGTACATTGTGATACATCATGTGGGCATTCCTGATGTAGACAAGGACTCTGCTGCTACAGCCATTCACAAGTACCATCAGGAGCACAACGGCTGGTCAGGGATAGGTTATCATTATCTGATTCGAAAGGACGGCACCATAGAGCAAGGCAGACTGCCGGAAATGGTGGGCAGACATGCATATGAGCATAATCAAACCTCCGTAGGCGTATGCCTGGCAGGGAACTTCGATGTTGGCCAGCCTACCGAGAAGCAGATGGCATCGGTGAAGGAGCTATGCAGGTGGCTGTGCCGGAAGTATGGGCTGGATCCAAGGAAGAAGGGAGTCATTGTGGGGCATCGCGACCTCAATGACACTGCCTGTCCCGGCAAGAATCTATACAGGAAGCTGGGCGATATACGGCGGTTTGCCTACGATGGAGCATGA
- a CDS encoding HAD family hydrolase: MNKHIKTIASLCVAAAIGAGWAGTAQGATREDIASIQVNARGSNFQYWQKDSQALARLRSYVKEVTNTKSSDFIPQRDRIAVFDVDGTLACETAPFCFDFLMMVDRALYDSEYNASARDRANAKDVERDIYAHKVTNDTRLKTCESHASVFGGMTMDEYNAYTEKYLRKPVEGFNNLKIGEAYFLPMVEVLSYLRANGFKVFLVSGADRQYTRVMAEVLPVDSDNILGTDYRYVAAAQKGQDGMVYVFAPEDKVVRGEFEVKNINMNKVSVMAREIGKQPVLAFGNSSGDFSMYNYTATNPNYKTIVFSLLCDDTEREFGKPASAEKMLKNCEKYGWVPVSMRDEWKTIYGDRVQRLD, from the coding sequence ATGAATAAGCATATCAAAACCATTGCATCTCTTTGTGTTGCTGCAGCTATCGGAGCCGGATGGGCTGGTACTGCTCAGGGTGCTACGAGAGAAGATATTGCCAGTATCCAGGTCAATGCCAGGGGGAGCAACTTCCAATACTGGCAAAAAGATTCTCAGGCATTAGCCAGGCTACGCAGCTATGTGAAAGAGGTGACAAATACTAAAAGTTCGGATTTCATACCACAGCGTGACCGCATTGCTGTGTTTGATGTAGATGGCACGCTGGCCTGTGAAACAGCTCCCTTCTGCTTTGACTTCCTCATGATGGTGGACAGGGCACTGTATGATTCAGAATACAATGCCTCAGCCAGAGATAGAGCCAATGCCAAGGATGTGGAAAGGGATATATATGCTCATAAGGTGACCAATGACACAAGGCTGAAGACCTGCGAATCCCACGCCTCTGTCTTTGGTGGTATGACTATGGACGAGTATAATGCTTACACGGAAAAGTATCTGAGGAAGCCTGTTGAAGGGTTCAATAATCTCAAAATAGGTGAGGCTTATTTCCTGCCTATGGTAGAAGTGCTGTCCTATCTTCGGGCGAATGGATTCAAAGTATTCTTGGTGTCAGGTGCAGACAGGCAGTATACTCGTGTCATGGCAGAAGTGCTGCCTGTGGACAGTGACAATATCCTTGGGACTGATTACCGCTATGTTGCAGCTGCCCAGAAGGGTCAGGATGGCATGGTGTATGTATTTGCCCCAGAGGACAAGGTGGTGCGGGGTGAGTTCGAGGTCAAGAATATCAATATGAACAAGGTCTCTGTCATGGCAAGAGAGATTGGCAAGCAGCCTGTTCTGGCATTCGGCAATTCCAGCGGCGATTTCAGCATGTACAACTACACAGCCACGAATCCTAATTACAAGACGATAGTATTCTCGCTGCTCTGCGATGATACAGAGAGGGAATTTGGCAAGCCAGCCTCGGCAGAAAAGATGCTGAAGAACTGCGAGAAGTATGGCTGGGTGCCTGTCTCCATGCGTGATGAGTGGAAAACCATATACGGGGACAGGGTGCAAAGATTAGATTGA